A stretch of Vigna angularis cultivar LongXiaoDou No.4 chromosome 4, ASM1680809v1, whole genome shotgun sequence DNA encodes these proteins:
- the LOC108329900 gene encoding uncharacterized protein LOC108329900 translates to MRGGRKNLKRATEEKHVTLQDGQSIMQVVSLRGSNIIEVEDACGNKSLALFPAKFRKSVWIKLGSFVVVDVTGKEKALESGSKVACLVSQVLFYDQVRELQKTPEWPESFKSAMVDELNETSASQQENELEDSDDDGLPPLEANTNRLRPFELQADEDSESCSDTDDD, encoded by the exons ATGAGAGGAGGAAGGAAGAATTTGAAGAGGGCTACAGAGGAAAAACATGTCACGCTTCAAGATGGGCAAAGCATCATGCAGGTGGTGTCTTTACGAGGCTCTAATATCATTGAG GTCGAGGATGCATGTGGCAACAAATCACTGGCTCTTTTCCCTGCCAAATTTCGGAAAAGCGTGTGGATTAAACTAG GGAgctttgttgttgttgatgtaACTGGAAAGGAAAAGGCTCTTGAATCGGGTAGCAAGGTTGCATGCCTTGTTTCTCAAGTTCTTTTCTACGATCAAGTTCGAGAACTACAGAAAACTCCTGAATG GCCTGAAAGTTTTAAATCTGCAATGGTTGatgaattaaatgaaacttCTGCCTCCCAACAAGAGAATGAGCTGGAGGACAGTGATGATGATGGACTACCTCCACTGGAAGCCAATACAAACAGACTGAGACCTTTCGAGTTGCAAGCCGATGAAGATTCAGAGTCTTGTTCAGATACAGATGATGATTGA
- the LOC108329935 gene encoding protein ENHANCED DISEASE RESISTANCE 4 produces the protein MSGGLVPPVRVVRCPKCRLLLQEPTGCDLYKCGECGTTLQAKKRSGVNVSSQSSTQEPIAAPGKLLVPSRECSLNEKTTSSADCHVVGNSNRGQLVPFILADEEQETESDIYNLSHRRRRMSSKGCSNSNKTNHSEIEEVNEGELVEELKEEFVCALDEDGYNDRSASTLKGVTSEKKNTEVDLEGAREFISESDGQNANKGKSVVVGAVPNKVEITESIDSEGEEELNGGNLSSEGAEEEFSSALEEDTNSYKSAPVGESLEVKITEINRAEELNDGKLFEGAEHTPDGEDSKNNPSVIDGGKPEVGTTESASTTIRSSTEEENILYVMPDKLEGPPANLVSSHKQKTQAQKDVHRGFDRVRSVNTRDSTELIDHSSELSDIHVGKLSKSPIARSSHAYDGSLSSYDAMDERSTIQYSGSFDNTHTITNDVSEGRTRKGKGLVQNLLYGDFGTQRQSHLSNAKHHAKKDGWGNQNKVVEETTRNGHRRWKSTKRDEFPPKIPFHRSGSRSYYESGNSSNHMHDEIHRSSSFLSHESFEETDQEKTKLYNMIHKLQDQLNRTLYTSRAANGRLSKGNRISAYHNNDFDEGRRFSYGLDYPLCNGRCSHGVNWHQRHNKSSRIPYSAEATSSAFNVDHSCYHCRSQERHFSADISPHGLFQHERLQRSCAGRDCCSFSNHSYPSSPQWFTGSKLPPMYGRETKSEDQRRRVPELSRYLREKRNLVAKRHHRPVAGGAPFVTCHKCLNLLQLPADFLLFKRACHQLKCGECSEVLKFSLHGSHIDLFSSNNAIGSPSRDLNDQSQLISSSSLPSASHAKYYRYSPAEAISYYDDYSLSISKSYSSEGEPISLAHSHQFHGNGYDNPRVSRGIFEPSNEKENVAPRYSSARKGLVETDESAIFPTNMSGSRKLTSEMWARPPQKSSSLHLLMGYSSPSQVIRGSRTSFEGD, from the exons ATGTCTGGTGGGTTAGTTCCTCCAGTTCGGGTTGTTAGATGCCCTAAATGTCGGTTACTTCTTCAAGAGCCTACAGGATGTGATTTGTACAAGTGTGGTGAATGTGGCACTACTCTTCAAG CTAAGAAACGATCAGGTGTGAATGTTAGCTCTCAATCCAGTACACAAGAACCTATTGCAGCTCCTGGAAAGCTTCTGGTTCCCTCTCGGGAATGTAGTTTGAACGAAAAAACAACTTCTTCTGCAGATTGTCATGTGGTTGGAAATAGTAACAGGGGACAACTTGTTCCGTTTATTTTAGcagatgaagaacaagaaactGAGTCGGATATCTATAATTTGTCACACAGAAGGCGTAGAATGTCCAGCAAAGGttgttcaaattcaaataagaCCAATCACTCTGAGATTGAGGAGGTAAATGAAGGAGAGTTGGTAGAAGAATTGAAAGAGGAGTTTGTTTGTGCACTGGATGAAGATGGCTATAATGATAGATCAGCTTCAACTCTGAAAGGGGTAAcatctgaaaagaaaaatactgaAGTTGACTTAGAAGGAGCGAGAGAGTTCATTTCTGAGTCAGATGGACAAAATGCCAACAAAGGCAAATCAGTTGTAGTAGGTGCCGTCCCTAATAAAGTAGAAATTACTGAAAGCATTGATtcagaaggagaagaagagttGAATGGTGGAAACTTGTCATCAGAGGGAGCAGAAGAGGAGTTTAGTTCTGCATTGGAAGAAGATACCAATAGTTATAAATCAGCTCCAGTCGGTGAAAGCCTTGAAGTGAAAATCACTGAAATCAATAGAGCAGAGGAGTTAAATgatggaaaattgtttgagggAGCAGAACATACACCGGATGGAGAAGATTCCAAAAACAATCCATCAGTTATAGACGGTGGAAAACCTGAAGTGGGCACTACAGAAAGTGCTTCTACTACTATAAGGTCAAGTACAGAGGAGGAAAACATTTTATACGTTATGCCTGATAAACTTGAAGGTCCACCTGCTAATCTTGTATCCTCTCATAAACAAAAGACGCAAGCTCAAAAAGATGTTCACCGTGGCTTTGATCGTGTAAGGTCTGTGAATACAAGAGATAGCACAGAATTAATTGATCACAGTTCAGAGCTTAGTGATATTCATGTTGGAAAATTGTCCAAGTCCCCAATTGCTAGAAGCTCTCATGCTTATGATGGCAGCCTCTCTTCTTATGATGCAATGGATGAGAGGTCAACTATCCAATATTCAGGTTCGTTTGACAACACTCACACCATTACTAATGATGTTTCTGAGGGAAGGACCAGAAAGGGTAAAGGTCTTGTTCAAAACTTGCTCTATGGAGACTTTGGAACACAACGTCAATCACATTTGTCCAATGCGAAGCACCATGCCAAGAAAGATGGCTGGGGTAATCAAAACAAAGTGGTTGAGGAGACTACAAGAAATGGTCATCGACGCTGGAAGAGCACAAAGAGAGACGAGTTTCCTCCCAAAATTCCTTTTCATCGAAGTGGTTCTCGTTCTTACTATGAAAGCGGAAACTCATCAAACCATATGCATGATGAGATCCACCGCAGCTCGAGCTTTCTTTCACATGAATCCTTTGAGGAAACTGACCAAGAGAAGACGAAACTGTACAACATGATTCATAAGTTGCAGGATCAACTGAACAGGACTCTATACACGAGTAGAGCAGCAAATGGAAGACTGTCAAAGGGAAATCGTATTTCTGCTTACCATAATAATGACTTTGATGAGGGGAGAAGGTTTTCTTATGGTTTGGATTACCCTTTGTGTAATGGAAGATGTAGTCATGGAGTCAACTGGCACCAAAGGCATAATAAATCCTCACGGATACCTTATTCAGCTGAGGCAACAAGCAGTGCATTCAATGTTGATCATTCTTGCTACCATTGTCGTTCCCAAGAGAGGCACTTTTCAGCAGATATCTCACCACATGGTCTTTTCCAGCATGAAAGGCTACAGAGGTCCTGTGCAGGCCGAGACTGTTGCTCTTTTTCTAATCACTCCTATCCTTCAAGTCCACAATGGTTCACAGGTTCTAAACTTCCACCAATGTACGGACGTGAAACAAAATCTGAGGATCAGAGGCGTAGGGTTCCTGAGTTAAGTAGATATCTAAGGGAGAAAAGGAACTTGGTAGCTAAGAGACACCACAGGCCAGTGGCAGGTGGAGCTCCTTTTGTCACTTGTCATAAATGCTTAAACCTGTTGCAGCTACCTGCAGATTTTCTCCTCTTCAAAAGGGCATGTCATCAGCTGAAATGTGGGGAATGTTCAGAGGTGCTCAAGTTTTCACTTCATGGAAGCCATATagatttattttcatcaaataaTGCTATCGGCTCTCCATCAAGGGACCTAAACGACCAAAGCCAGTTGATTAGTAGCAGCAGTCTACCTTCAGCATCACATGCAAAGTATTACCGTTATTCACCTGCAGAGGCCATTTCATATTATGATGATTATAGTCTTTCTATCTCTAAAAGCTACTCCTCGGAAGGAGAGCCTATTTCTTTGGCACATTCTCATCAGTTTCATGGCAATGGATATGATAATCCAAGAGTCTCTCGTGGTATATTTGAGCCTTCAAATGAGAAGGAGAACGTTGCTCCAAGATATTCTAGTGCAAGGAAGGGTTTGGTGGAGACAGATGAATCAGCTATCTTTCCCACCAATATGTCTGGATCTAGGAAATTGACATCAGAAATGTGGGCAAGGCCACCACAAAAAAGTTCATCACTTCATCTACTGATGGGATATTCTTCACCAAGTCAAGTAATAAGAGGGTCTCGGACTTCTTTTGAAGGTGACTAA